A genomic window from Verrucomicrobiota bacterium includes:
- a CDS encoding SDR family NAD(P)-dependent oxidoreductase, protein MKLEGKSAIITGASQGLGKVIATQFVREGANVCVCARDGALLAAVVEELQQAAPKGQTVVGRAADVSREDEVEAVFAEAVRAFGRFEILVNNAGVYGPKGPADEIDLAEWIRAVEINLYGTLIPSRVATRHFKKNGYGKIINLSGGGATAPLPRLSAYAASKAAVVRLTETLAEELREDRIDVNAVAPGALNTRLLDEVLAAGPERVGAEFYQKALKQRDAGGVPLERGAQLCVYLASAESDGITGKLISAQWDPWERLHEHRNKLASSDIFTLRRIVPEDRHTAL, encoded by the coding sequence ATGAAATTAGAGGGAAAATCCGCCATCATCACCGGCGCCAGTCAAGGCCTGGGCAAGGTCATCGCGACGCAATTCGTCCGGGAAGGTGCGAATGTGTGCGTTTGCGCCCGGGACGGCGCGCTGTTGGCAGCCGTGGTTGAAGAGCTGCAACAGGCTGCCCCGAAAGGACAAACCGTGGTTGGACGCGCCGCCGACGTTTCCCGCGAAGATGAGGTCGAAGCGGTTTTTGCCGAGGCGGTACGCGCGTTCGGCCGGTTCGAAATCCTGGTCAACAACGCCGGGGTCTACGGTCCCAAAGGTCCGGCCGATGAGATCGATCTCGCGGAATGGATTCGCGCCGTCGAGATCAACCTTTACGGCACGTTGATTCCTTCCCGGGTCGCCACCCGGCATTTCAAAAAGAACGGCTACGGTAAAATCATCAATTTATCCGGCGGTGGCGCCACCGCCCCGCTGCCGCGCCTGAGTGCCTACGCGGCGTCCAAGGCGGCGGTAGTCCGGCTGACTGAGACGCTGGCTGAAGAACTTCGTGAAGACCGGATCGACGTGAATGCGGTTGCCCCCGGGGCGCTTAACACCCGCCTTCTGGATGAAGTGCTGGCCGCCGGGCCCGAAAGGGTGGGGGCGGAGTTTTATCAAAAAGCACTCAAGCAGCGTGACGCCGGCGGCGTGCCCCTGGAACGGGGGGCCCAACTCTGCGTGTATCTCGCTTCTGCGGAAAGTGACGGCATCACCGGCAAACTCATCAGCGCGCAATGGGATCCTTGGGAACGCCTGCACGAGCACCGGAACAAGCTCGCCTCCAGCGACATTTTCACCCTGCGCCGAATCGTCCCCGAAGACCGGCACACGGCGCTCTGA
- a CDS encoding GtrA family protein — protein sequence MGVVINQARALRVIRFLAVGGTVAAVDFSLVWLLHFFLRPLVAVSIAYLTAVVCHFLLNKFWVFRCQRSDYGKQLAQYGLNVFFCWLVTVVIVRLCLNTFTTNILVAKLCAIAPATALGFLGLQLMVFRHRPARTVRSSEFGVRSSELGVRSSETLHPQGNASESP from the coding sequence GATCCGGTTCCTCGCCGTCGGAGGCACGGTTGCAGCCGTTGACTTCTCGCTCGTTTGGTTGTTGCACTTTTTCCTGCGGCCGCTGGTGGCGGTCAGCATCGCGTACCTGACCGCGGTAGTGTGTCATTTTCTTCTGAATAAATTCTGGGTTTTTCGCTGCCAGCGATCCGATTACGGCAAGCAACTGGCTCAGTACGGGCTCAACGTCTTTTTCTGCTGGCTCGTGACGGTTGTGATCGTTCGCCTTTGCCTCAACACGTTCACGACCAATATCCTGGTGGCCAAACTCTGCGCGATTGCGCCCGCCACCGCGCTCGGGTTCCTCGGCCTCCAGTTGATGGTCTTTCGTCACCGGCCGGCACGTACAGTTCGGAGTTCGGAGTTCGGAGTTCGGAGTTCGGAGCTCGGAGTTCGGAGCTCGGAGACGCTGCACCCGCAGGGCAACGCTTCGGAATCGCCTTAA
- a CDS encoding UDP-glucose/GDP-mannose dehydrogenase family protein, with product MKIVVLGLWHLGCVTAACVAKHAPVVGLDFDEAAVAQLRAGRPPLFEPGLAELIQSSVKAGKLQFSSDPAGACSGADLLWVCYDTPVDDDDLADLTPVLQGIDACAPHLGPNTLVLISSQVPVGTCRRLEERHRRLRFAYSPENLRLGKAIEIFTHADRIILGVRQASDAEELRPLLSHFTLDLVVMRTESAEMTKHAINSFLALSITFMNEVARLCEATGADAKEVERGLKSESRIGPKAYLSPGGPFAGGTLARDVVALTRIGAQHAEPLALIPAIKAGNDGHKRWAVQKLQERFPDLQGKKIAVLGLTYKPGTDTLRRSLAVEICRGLSAAGARLTLYDPRVQAPALPDDLQLFPLFHQVAEAVAGADAVIVATEWPEIRQAPWPELIAGLHGRLIVDANGFLAEQVRALPGVEYRRVGVPGEAAPQTNRL from the coding sequence ATGAAAATTGTCGTCCTTGGCCTCTGGCATTTGGGCTGCGTCACGGCAGCCTGCGTGGCAAAACACGCTCCGGTGGTGGGATTGGATTTCGACGAGGCCGCCGTTGCGCAATTGCGTGCCGGCAGACCGCCCTTATTTGAACCCGGGCTCGCCGAACTGATTCAAAGTTCCGTCAAAGCGGGGAAACTGCAGTTTTCGAGCGACCCGGCCGGGGCGTGCTCCGGGGCTGACCTGCTGTGGGTTTGTTACGATACGCCGGTTGACGACGATGACCTGGCCGACCTGACGCCGGTTTTGCAAGGGATTGATGCCTGCGCACCGCACCTTGGCCCGAACACGCTGGTGCTGATCTCCTCGCAGGTGCCGGTAGGGACTTGTCGCCGGCTGGAAGAGCGGCACCGGCGCTTGCGCTTTGCCTACTCGCCGGAAAATCTCCGCCTCGGCAAGGCGATCGAGATTTTCACGCACGCCGATCGGATCATTCTGGGCGTGCGGCAGGCAAGTGACGCGGAAGAATTACGCCCGTTGTTGTCCCACTTCACGCTGGACCTGGTGGTAATGCGGACCGAGTCGGCCGAAATGACCAAACACGCCATCAATTCGTTTCTCGCGCTGTCGATCACTTTTATGAACGAGGTGGCCCGGCTTTGCGAGGCGACCGGCGCCGATGCCAAAGAAGTGGAGCGCGGGCTGAAGTCAGAAAGTCGCATCGGCCCGAAGGCGTACCTTTCGCCGGGAGGGCCGTTTGCCGGCGGCACCCTGGCGCGGGACGTGGTTGCCCTGACCCGGATCGGGGCGCAACACGCCGAACCGCTCGCCCTGATCCCGGCCATCAAGGCCGGCAATGACGGCCATAAACGGTGGGCGGTGCAGAAACTGCAGGAACGGTTCCCCGATCTTCAGGGTAAAAAGATCGCCGTGCTCGGCCTCACGTATAAGCCCGGCACCGACACGCTCCGGCGCAGCCTGGCCGTCGAGATCTGCCGGGGGCTTTCAGCCGCCGGCGCCCGACTCACCCTTTACGACCCGCGCGTGCAGGCGCCGGCGTTGCCGGACGATTTGCAACTGTTCCCGCTGTTTCACCAGGTCGCCGAGGCGGTGGCCGGTGCGGACGCCGTGATCGTCGCCACCGAATGGCCGGAAATCCGGCAGGCGCCCTGGCCGGAACTTATTGCCGGGTTACACGGCCGGCTGATCGTTGACGCCAACGGATTTCTCGCCGAACAGGTCAGGGCACTGCCCGGCGTGGAGTACCGCCGGGTGGGTGTACCCGGCGAAGCCGCGCCTCAAACCAACCGGCTGTAG